The proteins below are encoded in one region of Alistipes indistinctus YIT 12060:
- a CDS encoding DUF3109 family protein, whose protein sequence is MIQIDDKIVSTEIFTTRFCCDLPRCKGICCVEGNAGAPLEADEVDTLEAEYETYKPYMKPEGIEAVERQGFMVIDEDGDYTTPLIGEAECAYSFEQDGITFCAIERAYNAGKTTFIKPISCHLYPIRLIAFGNGSVGLNYHRWNVCHDALALGREKGLPMYRMLKVPLIRRFGEEFFDALCSAAQYLNEQK, encoded by the coding sequence ATGATCCAGATCGACGACAAGATAGTCAGCACCGAAATATTCACCACGCGCTTCTGCTGCGACTTGCCGCGCTGCAAAGGCATTTGCTGCGTCGAAGGCAATGCGGGCGCACCGCTCGAAGCGGACGAAGTGGACACGCTCGAAGCGGAATACGAAACCTATAAACCGTATATGAAGCCCGAAGGTATCGAGGCCGTCGAACGGCAAGGCTTCATGGTGATCGACGAAGACGGCGACTACACCACGCCGCTGATCGGAGAAGCGGAATGCGCCTATTCGTTCGAACAGGACGGCATCACTTTCTGCGCGATCGAAAGAGCATACAACGCGGGCAAAACGACGTTCATCAAACCGATTTCGTGCCATCTCTATCCGATCCGGCTCATCGCATTCGGCAACGGTTCTGTGGGACTAAACTACCACCGTTGGAACGTTTGCCACGATGCGCTGGCCCTGGGCCGGGAAAAAGGCCTTCCGATGTACCGAATGCTCAAGGTTCCTCTGATCCGTCGTTTCGGGGAAGAGTTCTTCGATGCACTGTGTTCAGCAGCACAATATCTTAACGAACAAAAATAA
- a CDS encoding YggS family pyridoxal phosphate-dependent enzyme, whose protein sequence is MAIKDKLAELKASLPAGVRLVAVSKTYPAEVVREAYDAGQRLFGENRPQEMDAKRQQLPADIEWHMIGHLQTNKVKLIAPYVSMIHSVDSAKLLGVINEQALKNNRVIDVLFEVHVAREESKHGWNEGELIAYLRGGEYRQMQGVRFRGLMGVATFTDDGSVVRDEFMRLNGLFSRLRHDFFGRDFDTLSMGMSGDYLQAIACGGNMVRIGSLIFGARNYV, encoded by the coding sequence ATGGCCATTAAAGACAAATTAGCAGAATTGAAAGCGTCGCTTCCGGCCGGAGTCCGGTTGGTAGCTGTATCCAAAACCTACCCGGCAGAGGTGGTCCGGGAGGCTTATGACGCCGGGCAGCGCCTTTTCGGCGAGAACCGCCCGCAGGAGATGGATGCCAAGCGGCAACAGCTTCCCGCGGATATCGAGTGGCACATGATCGGCCATTTGCAAACGAACAAAGTGAAATTGATCGCACCGTATGTTTCGATGATCCATTCGGTCGATTCGGCAAAACTGCTCGGTGTTATTAATGAACAGGCGTTGAAAAACAATCGGGTCATCGATGTTCTTTTCGAGGTGCATGTGGCACGTGAAGAGAGCAAACACGGCTGGAACGAAGGCGAGTTAATCGCGTACCTGCGCGGTGGCGAGTATCGTCAGATGCAGGGGGTCCGGTTCCGGGGTTTGATGGGAGTGGCGACCTTCACGGACGATGGATCGGTGGTTCGTGACGAATTCATGCGCCTAAACGGGCTTTTCAGCCGATTGAGGCACGATTTTTTCGGTCGGGATTTTGACACGCTGTCGATGGGGATGAGTGGTGATTACCTGCAGGCCATCGCCTGCGGCGGCAATATGGTGCGCATCGGCAGTCTGATTTTCGGAGCCCGAAATTACGTGTGA
- a CDS encoding M23 family metallopeptidase, translating to MKLRHILLVITLACFTVSLTAQTRRRSAPAPGTTAPKLEDLPKRPLDTIPTSDPETKIILFSNNTWSYYRPSLERLDSLPVYTQHWDTTGVFAYRDIAYNDLPPVVELKLVDDLTQFKSPVTGKVLSKYGPRRRRNHNGVDIPLRPGEPVYATFDGRVRYAKYNTGGYGNLVIVRHRNGLETWNAHLSKLNVKPNDYVKAGQVIGFSGNTGRSRGPHLHYEMRYQDQTFDPEFIVDFETGQLKYQTFALEKSFFNIHSRASEILEEEDEYDLPLLTSNDSGDSTSQDILDQIAEAQQKEKKAAVQQKQAGISSSGAIYHTIKSGDMLGKLAIRYGVTIDQICRLNGITRNTVLRLGKKLRIK from the coding sequence ATGAAACTCCGACATATCCTGCTTGTCATCACCTTAGCGTGTTTCACCGTCTCGCTTACGGCCCAGACCCGCAGAAGAAGCGCACCAGCTCCCGGTACGACGGCCCCGAAACTGGAAGACCTGCCCAAACGCCCGCTGGACACAATCCCCACTAGCGATCCCGAGACCAAGATAATTCTGTTCAGCAACAACACCTGGTCCTACTACCGTCCATCGCTCGAAAGACTTGATTCGCTGCCCGTCTACACGCAACATTGGGATACGACCGGGGTATTCGCCTACCGGGACATCGCCTATAACGACCTGCCGCCCGTGGTGGAACTGAAACTGGTGGACGACCTGACTCAATTCAAATCCCCTGTAACCGGTAAAGTATTGTCGAAATACGGTCCCCGACGACGGAGAAACCACAACGGCGTAGATATTCCGCTGCGCCCCGGGGAACCGGTTTACGCCACTTTCGACGGGCGGGTACGCTATGCCAAATACAACACCGGCGGCTACGGCAACCTGGTGATCGTACGGCACCGCAACGGACTTGAAACCTGGAACGCCCACCTGTCGAAGCTGAATGTCAAACCCAATGATTATGTGAAAGCGGGGCAGGTGATCGGCTTCAGCGGTAATACCGGGCGCAGCCGCGGCCCGCACCTACATTACGAAATGCGCTATCAGGACCAGACTTTCGATCCCGAATTTATCGTGGATTTTGAAACAGGACAGCTCAAATATCAAACTTTCGCGCTTGAAAAATCGTTCTTCAACATTCATTCACGCGCATCCGAAATCCTCGAAGAAGAGGACGAATACGACCTGCCCCTGCTGACCTCCAACGACAGCGGCGACAGCACCTCGCAGGATATCCTCGACCAAATCGCCGAAGCCCAGCAGAAAGAGAAAAAAGCGGCCGTACAGCAAAAACAGGCCGGCATCAGTTCCAGCGGAGCAATTTATCACACCATCAAGTCCGGGGACATGCTCGGAAAACTGGCTATCCGCTACGGCGTAACGATCGACCAGATCTGCCGGCTGAACGGCATTACACGCAATACCGTACTCCGATTGGGAAAGAAATTGCGAATCAAATAG
- a CDS encoding alpha-galactosidase, translating into MKLMRFIGVCLLGCSFSLLQAASPETIRVTTGKTDLILKVDTTGRLCQSYLGSVWTDGRNLDVLPAGKDAYQPYDLQNFFEPAVRMTHADGNNSSLFRYVSHTQEALSPTVTRTVVTLRDDVYPVEVKLYYDAFSDANIIKAWTEISHREKRPVLLQDFASSLLYFARPAYYLTEFTGKWGNETTMTEQKLTPGKKVLDTRLGARAAMLTSPFFILGLDAPARETEGEVVLGTLNWTGNFRFTFDIDASNDLRVVSGINPYASEYNLRPGEVFRTPEFVFTYSDKGTGEASRSFHDWARDYQLKDGHGPRLTLLNNWEATGFAFDEKKLSHFMREAAILGVDMFLLDDGWFGNKYPRSSDKSGLGDWEPTASKLPNGVGGLVRAADSAGVKFGIWIEPEMVNPKSELYEKHPDWVIHYPNREPYYYRNQMALDLCNPQVQDFVFGVVDKLLSENPDLAYFKWDCNSMLTNPYSFYLKENQSHLFIEYVRGLYKVLERIQEKYPDVPMMLCSGGGGRCDYEALKYFTEFWASDNTDPVKRIFMQWGYSYFFPAKSISAHVTSMGDQSIKFRTDVAMMDKLGFDINMDKLTEAERQFCREAVQNYKRLAPIIQEGDQFRLVSPYSGNHAAVMYVTPGQDKAVLFAYDIYAQKYVERSYPIRLQGLDPQRSYRVVEINKMDSVPARPFVEDGKTFSGEYLMKIGLQAFSDFRESSRVIEITAQ; encoded by the coding sequence ATGAAACTTATGAGATTTATCGGGGTGTGCCTGCTCGGTTGCAGTTTTTCGCTGCTGCAGGCAGCATCCCCGGAGACGATCCGGGTCACTACGGGTAAAACCGACCTGATCCTGAAGGTCGATACCACCGGGCGGTTGTGCCAGTCCTACCTGGGTTCTGTTTGGACCGATGGACGCAATCTGGATGTTTTACCTGCGGGTAAAGATGCTTACCAGCCTTATGATCTGCAAAATTTTTTCGAACCGGCTGTACGCATGACGCATGCCGACGGCAACAACTCGTCCCTGTTCAGGTATGTTTCTCATACGCAGGAAGCGCTCTCCCCCACAGTCACGCGCACGGTGGTGACGTTGCGTGACGATGTGTATCCGGTCGAGGTGAAGCTGTATTACGACGCGTTTTCCGATGCAAACATCATTAAGGCATGGACGGAGATCAGTCATCGGGAGAAGAGACCGGTGCTGTTGCAGGATTTCGCCTCTTCCCTGCTCTATTTTGCCCGTCCGGCCTATTACCTGACCGAGTTTACCGGCAAATGGGGCAATGAAACTACGATGACCGAGCAAAAACTTACGCCCGGGAAGAAGGTGCTCGATACACGGTTGGGCGCCCGGGCGGCTATGCTCACCTCGCCGTTTTTCATTCTGGGGCTCGATGCCCCGGCTCGCGAGACCGAAGGGGAGGTGGTGCTCGGGACGCTGAACTGGACCGGTAATTTCCGTTTTACGTTCGATATCGATGCCAGTAACGATCTGCGTGTAGTTTCCGGGATCAATCCTTATGCGTCAGAGTACAACCTCCGTCCGGGCGAAGTGTTCCGTACGCCGGAGTTTGTCTTTACTTACAGCGATAAGGGTACGGGTGAGGCTTCGCGCAGTTTTCACGATTGGGCCCGCGACTACCAGCTCAAGGACGGTCACGGTCCTCGCCTGACGTTGCTGAATAACTGGGAGGCGACCGGTTTTGCTTTCGATGAAAAGAAACTGAGCCATTTTATGCGGGAGGCGGCGATCCTCGGTGTCGATATGTTCCTGCTCGATGACGGTTGGTTCGGTAATAAATATCCCCGCAGCAGCGACAAGTCGGGGCTTGGCGATTGGGAGCCGACCGCCTCCAAACTGCCGAATGGCGTCGGCGGATTGGTGCGTGCTGCCGACAGCGCCGGAGTAAAATTCGGTATCTGGATCGAACCCGAGATGGTCAATCCGAAAAGCGAACTGTATGAGAAACATCCCGACTGGGTAATTCACTATCCGAACCGCGAGCCCTATTATTACCGTAACCAGATGGCGCTCGATCTGTGCAATCCTCAGGTACAGGACTTCGTGTTCGGCGTCGTGGACAAGCTTCTGAGCGAGAATCCCGACCTGGCCTATTTCAAATGGGACTGCAACAGCATGCTGACTAACCCCTACTCCTTTTATTTGAAGGAGAATCAGTCTCACCTGTTCATCGAATATGTTCGGGGGCTGTATAAGGTGTTGGAGCGCATCCAAGAGAAATATCCCGATGTGCCGATGATGCTTTGTTCGGGCGGCGGCGGCCGGTGCGACTACGAAGCGCTCAAATATTTTACCGAATTCTGGGCCAGCGACAACACTGATCCGGTAAAACGCATCTTCATGCAATGGGGATATTCCTACTTTTTTCCCGCTAAAAGCATCAGTGCGCACGTCACTTCGATGGGCGACCAGAGTATCAAGTTCCGCACCGATGTGGCGATGATGGATAAGCTGGGTTTTGATATCAATATGGATAAGCTGACCGAAGCCGAACGGCAGTTCTGCCGCGAAGCGGTTCAAAATTACAAGCGGCTTGCCCCGATTATCCAGGAAGGCGACCAGTTCCGGCTCGTGTCGCCGTATAGCGGCAATCATGCGGCGGTGATGTATGTGACCCCCGGGCAGGATAAAGCGGTGCTGTTCGCTTATGATATTTATGCCCAGAAATATGTGGAGCGCTCCTATCCCATCCGGTTGCAGGGGCTCGATCCGCAGCGTAGTTACCGTGTCGTGGAGATCAACAAGATGGACAGCGTGCCTGCGCGTCCGTTCGTGGAGGACGGCAAAACCTTTTCCGGAGAGTACCTGATGAAGATCGGCCTGCAGGCTTTCTCCGATTTCAGGGAGAGCAGCCGTGTGATTGAAATCACGGCGCAATAG
- a CDS encoding dihydroorotate dehydrogenase-like protein: protein MKQLKTEYLGLSLRNPLIVSSSGLTASLEKLQRLEAAGAGAVVLKSVFEEQIVNETAHLEVYNAYPEAADYLHFYLKEDYLEQYIGLIAEAKKNLSIPVIGSICCVSEGGWIDFARRIEEAGADALELNVFFLPADPMVAGAEIERQYLSVVRDVAEKVSVPVAVKISTHFTSPLNMIQGIRQCGAEGVVMFNRFYEPDINTDSVQVMEADIFSTSADLRGSIRWIAMASAAFPDLDIAASTGVHTGADAVKVLLAGASAFEVCSAIYHNGLGVIDRINGYLSGWMTEHRFTSISEFCGRLNYRSVAHPLAYERAQFMKYFAARGE, encoded by the coding sequence ATGAAACAGTTGAAAACGGAATATCTCGGATTGTCGCTGCGCAATCCATTGATTGTGAGCAGTAGCGGCCTGACCGCTTCGTTGGAAAAATTACAGCGTCTCGAAGCTGCCGGAGCGGGAGCGGTCGTGCTCAAATCGGTCTTCGAAGAACAGATTGTCAATGAGACGGCCCATCTGGAAGTTTACAACGCGTATCCGGAAGCTGCCGATTACCTCCATTTCTATCTGAAGGAGGATTATCTGGAGCAGTATATCGGATTGATCGCCGAAGCGAAAAAGAACCTGTCGATTCCGGTAATCGGCAGCATCTGCTGTGTATCCGAAGGCGGGTGGATCGATTTTGCCCGACGGATCGAGGAGGCCGGAGCGGATGCGTTGGAATTGAATGTTTTCTTCCTGCCTGCGGATCCTATGGTAGCGGGAGCGGAAATTGAGCGCCAATACCTGTCCGTCGTCCGCGACGTCGCAGAGAAGGTGTCGGTGCCGGTTGCCGTCAAAATCAGCACGCATTTCACCAGCCCGCTGAACATGATCCAGGGAATTCGTCAGTGCGGCGCCGAAGGCGTCGTGATGTTCAACCGTTTTTACGAACCCGATATCAATACCGATTCTGTACAGGTGATGGAAGCGGATATTTTCAGCACTTCGGCCGACTTGCGGGGCAGTATCCGTTGGATTGCGATGGCTTCGGCCGCTTTCCCCGATCTGGATATTGCGGCTTCGACCGGAGTCCATACCGGAGCGGATGCCGTCAAAGTGCTGTTGGCGGGCGCTTCGGCGTTTGAGGTTTGTTCGGCTATCTACCACAACGGCCTCGGCGTGATCGACCGGATCAACGGTTACCTCAGCGGTTGGATGACGGAACATCGTTTCACGTCGATCTCCGAATTCTGCGGCAGGCTCAATTACCGTTCGGTGGCCCATCCGCTGGCTTACGAGCGGGCCCAGTTCATGAAATATTTTGCGGCTCGCGGAGAATGA